A window of Flammeovirga kamogawensis genomic DNA:
ATTGAAAGAGTCAAGTTGACCTTGAACAGTGAGTAAGTCAATTTTCTCTTTAAAGGGAGAAATATGACTTACTCACATTTCAAGATTCGAGAGTTTACACAGTTTGTGGTACACTCCCTTAGGTAGATTACTTAACAGCTATTTTTTTGATCTAATATTTATCAGGAACAAAAGATTGCTCACTCATAGGAGGCCTTATATATCCTTCTTTACTTATTTTAGGTAAGTCTATAGTTTTGTATTTAATCTCCTCGTAAGGTACTTTAGACAAGAAATGCGATATACAGTTAAGGCGAGCTTTCTTTTTGTCGTCTGCTTTTACTACATACCATGGTGATTGTTTAGTATCTGTATAAGCAAACATATTATCTTTTGCTTTTGAATACTCTACCCATTTTGATCTAGATTCTAAATCCATTTCACTAAACTTCCATCTTTTAATAGGAGAATTAATTCTTTCTTTAAACCTTTTTTCTTGTTCATCATCAGAAACAGAAAACCAATACTTAATTAGAATTATACCTGAACGGATAAGCATTTTTTCAAATTCAGGGCAAGTTCTTAAAAACTCTTCGTATTGATCATCTGTACAAAAGCCCATTACTTTTTCAACTCCTGTACGGTTATACCAACTTCTATCAAAAAGAACAATTTCTCCAGCTGCAGGTAAATGAGAAACATAACGTTGAAAATACCATTGAGATTTTTCCTTTTCAGTAGGAACTCCTAAAGCAACAATCCTGGCAACTCTAGGGTTTAAACGTTCTGTAATTCGTTTAATTACACCACCTTTTCCCGCTGCGTCACGGCCTTCAAAAAGTACAACCACCTTCATTCCTGTATGCTTTACCCATTCTTGCATCTTCACAAGTTCATTTTGCATACGGATTAATTCTTCTTCGTAGTACTCTTTCTTTAGTTTACCGTTTTTACTAAATTTTTCGTTCTTTTTCATAGTTGTTTAATTGATATTTTATTTTCTTCCAAAGTCGGCAGGGATTTCACCCCAAGCTTTTGTTTCCCACTTTAGAATAGGGTTTTTGTAAGAATTATGCTCAAGCCAACTCACAGCTCTGTCAATTAACTCAAAAATTATTTTATTCTTAGAGTTTTTAGTTAACGTAGTTTTTAATTTTTTATCACGAACCCATTTCATTGCAGTTCTACTATCTGTATAAACTATTGTATCATGATATTGATGTTGCTTTAAAAATGCAAGTGCATGTACAATACCTAAAAATTCTCCAATATTATTAGTGCCATCTTCATAAGGGCCTTGTATAAACATTTGCTTGCCGTTCTGAAGCCATACACCTCTATATTCCATTGGTCCTCTAGCACCACTACAGGCGGCGTCTACGGCAATACTATTGGTCATGATCGGCTCACCTATTGAAGGATCAATACTTTTTTTTACCGTATTAGATTTCTTTTTAAAGATATAGGCACTAGGATTACTATTGTAAGCTTTTTGTGCTTCTAGTTTAGAATCAAAAGATTTATATTTGGCACCTTTTGTACCTTGAACTTGTTTCTGACATTCCGCCCAAGTTGTATAAATACCGGGTTTTCCGCCTTCCCATACAACATAAAATTTTTGCTTTTTGCTCCCGGCCATTTCTTCTTTTTTTCTGATTTAAAATGAATTTACAAAATAACTATTTAGGGTTGAAAATTAATTGATATTGACTCCAAACTTTTTGGTCTTCAATAAAAGAGTGTGTGTAAGTAAAGCCTAGATTATTTATTATCTTATTAGATACTTCATTTCCCTCCATTACTCTAGCTACCACCTTATTAATATTGAGTTCAGAAGCATACACTAAACATTTTTTTGGCAGCTTCTGTAGCATAACCTTGTTTCCAGTATTTTTTCATAATCCTAAAACCAATATCTATTTCTTGTTTGAGAGGAGAATATTTTAACCCACAAAAGCCAATAAATTCATTATTACTTTTTATACGAATACTCCATCTTCCAAAGCCATAATCAGTATAATGTTTACACTCTTTGATAAAAATTTCAGCAGCTTCAATTGATTGAAAAGATGTATCACCTGTATATTTTAAGGTATCAATATCATTATTCAATTCAAAAAAGCCTTTAGCATCATCTTTCGAAAATTCTTGAAGTAATAAACGTTTTGTCTCTAGTTTAAAGTGAGTTTGAGTGTTCATATTTTCTTTTTTTATAAATTAAGTCTAATTGTTTTGCGAGAATATTATCAATAACAATTATTTTAACTTTAAGAATTGTGCATTTTAGGTATCTAAAGGCGGTTTTTTAGTACTTTATTAAAAAATTATCATTTATTTTTCTAAATGACTTGAGCAATAAGGATATATCACTTAAATTTGCACGCTCATATTCCTAGGAATGTGATCTATACTTTGATAATTGATTTAATAAAATATAGTCATGGGATATACAAAACTTATTAGAAAGAGCAAGAGAAACAAGACTTTCGCTAAAGCTCGTGTAACAACAATCCAACGTTTGAGTGCTAAGCCAGTAATCAAAAAAGTTGACGTTGAAGCAATCAAAGCTGAGTTCGCTGCAAAATAATTTGTATCTACTCAATTAAAAAAACGGTCTAGAAAATTAATTCTAGACCGTTTTTTTATGCCTTTTTACAAGGTTAAATAAAACCTTCACTTTTTGCTTTAGTTACAGCTTCAATTTTATTAGATACCTGTAATTTTAAGTAGATATTTTTAATGTGGAATTTGACAGTATCTTTAGAAACAGATATTTGATCTGCTATATCCATATAACTTTTCCCTTCAGCTAATAAATTAAGAACATCAGTTTCTCTTGATGTTAGAGGAGATTCACTTTCTCTTCTAAAAGATTTTACTACTAATTTGGCAATATGAGTACTCATTGGAGCACCTCCTGCAGAAACTTCACCTAGAGCTCTTAATAATTGAGTGTGGTTACTGTTTTTTGTGATATACCCTGTTGCACCTGCACAAAGAGCGTCAAAAACATATTGACTGTTTTCGTGAACCGAAATAATTAGTATATCAGTTCTAGGTAATGATTGTCTAATGTGCCTAGTACCTTCTATACCGTTCATTCCAGGTAAATCGATATCCATTAAAACGATATCAGGTTTGTCGGTATCAAGGTTTTCTATAGCACCTTCACAAGAATCATAGGTATTTATTACTGTATAATCTGAGGTCTTTGTTTCAATTAAGAGTTTGAATGCTTCTTGAACATCTAAGTTATCCTCAACTATTATTATCTTTTTTTTCATACTAAATTTACATAAAAAAAAAGAGGTGAAACAATATGTGGCACCTCTTTTTTGAATTTCAACAATAAGAATGAGTTCCCCAACTCTAAAGTTTTAGGGGTTATAGTCCGGATTTGTACTGCTTAACGATTCATTACTTCAAATTTACTCTCGAAGCGTATATCTTGTACTACCCTAAAGGGTAGTTTTTACAGATTGTTATTGAAATTACTATCAAAAGTGACAGAAATGGACGTTCCCTCATTCTCTTTAGACTCAATTGAAAGTGTAGCATTTGCTAGTTTTTTTATTCTAGAGTGCATGTTTTTTAAACCATTTCCATGCTTAGAGTCTGTATTACTCATTCCTATACCATTATCTTTTATCTCTATTTTAATATTTTGTTTCTCTTCAATAATAGATAAATAAACATGAGTAGCTTTTGCATACTTAGCAATATTTGTCATAGCTTCTTTAAAGATGAATACTATTTGTAAACTCCAAGAATGGGGCAATACAAGGTTTTCATTTTTAGGAATTTCTTTCTTTGAATGATATCGAATTTCCAATTCATCAAAGAAATCTTCTCCAAAATCTTTTATGTAGTCATAGATTACACTCAATTCATCATTTTTAGCATCAATAGACCAAATAAAATCTCTTGTACCACTGTATAATAACTTTGATTGGGTTTCTATTCTGTATAATATCTTCTCAGTTTCTATGTCCTTTCCTTTTAATTTAAGTGAAGCTAAATCTGCAAGCACTGTAATACTGGCTAATTTATTCCCCATCTCATCATGGAAATCTTGAGCAATTTCTGTTCTAACACGAGCTAGTTTCTTTTGTGCTTCAGCTCTTTCTCTTATGATTTCTTTGAGCTCGTTAGTTTTAATTTTTTCTTTTTTGATTTTATAATTTGAAGAATAAATCAGTGAAATAATAATTAGGAAAAATATTCCACCCTTAAATAATGTATGTTCCCAAAAATATCCTTCAATGTTTAATGACGCAATTGCAGGAGTACTCCAATCAGATCCAATAGTTTTTCCTCTTACATAAATATTATATTCTCCAGGTTCTTTATTTGTTATTTTTAGAACATCAGTATACTGAAAGTTAATCCAATCACTTGCTTTAGAGATTTTATACTGAAGTTTTATAGATTCCATTTCAGATAAAGCACTAATCTTAATAGGCAATTCTAAAATACTGAATTTACTGTGGCTATTGTATATGCTTTTTTTCCAAGATACGTGAGGAGGAGGAATAGTAGTTGCTTCTTTATGGTTAGGCATACTCATAATACCTTGTAAAGTAGAAATCCATAATTGATGATCTGATGATTCAAAAATTCGAGTAACTTGGTCATTAATAAGACCTGACGAGGTGTTGTATTGCCTTTTTAGTGTACCGTTCTTTAAGACAGAAAGGCCTTCATCAGTCCCTACCCACAATTGATTAAGGTGATCCTGATAAAGTGTAGTACAATTAACACCTTCTAGAGCCAATACTTTTTGTAATTTATTTTTTTCTAGCTGATCTTTTATCTGTAAAAAATATAATCCTTCTGATGTTCCCACCCAAAGTAATACTCCAGATTTATCGATATACACATAATTAATTCTTTCTCCATTCTTAAAGTTTTGAATCCAACTATCTTTAAGGTCAAGTTTAAAGTTTTCACTTAAAGCATATGATAATAAAGCACCTTTTGTAGCCACCCAAATAGTAGTATCAGTTATTGCAGCACTAGAAATTTTTGATTGTTTGATATTGCCTTTAGGAAAGTTTTGAAAAACTTTAACCATATCAAATTTTTGACTCATAGGATTTTGCTGTACAACTTTTAATGAATCTTCTTCTATGTACCAATCTCCAAATTGATTGTTACCAGCAAAGATAGACCAGTTTACAGGGATAGAGTCATTTTTGATAGAATAGCTATGCCCGTAGGTAGTGAAGAAAATATTATCATCTTTTGTTATAATATCTTTAACAGGGTATTCTCTCAAAATACTTAAAGAATCAGTTTTTA
This region includes:
- the ppk2 gene encoding polyphosphate kinase 2 — encoded protein: MKKNEKFSKNGKLKKEYYEEELIRMQNELVKMQEWVKHTGMKVVVLFEGRDAAGKGGVIKRITERLNPRVARIVALGVPTEKEKSQWYFQRYVSHLPAAGEIVLFDRSWYNRTGVEKVMGFCTDDQYEEFLRTCPEFEKMLIRSGIILIKYWFSVSDDEQEKRFKERINSPIKRWKFSEMDLESRSKWVEYSKAKDNMFAYTDTKQSPWYVVKADDKKKARLNCISHFLSKVPYEEIKYKTIDLPKISKEGYIRPPMSEQSFVPDKY
- a CDS encoding ribonuclease H1 domain-containing protein, with translation MAGSKKQKFYVVWEGGKPGIYTTWAECQKQVQGTKGAKYKSFDSKLEAQKAYNSNPSAYIFKKKSNTVKKSIDPSIGEPIMTNSIAVDAACSGARGPMEYRGVWLQNGKQMFIQGPYEDGTNNIGEFLGIVHALAFLKQHQYHDTIVYTDSRTAMKWVRDKKLKTTLTKNSKNKIIFELIDRAVSWLEHNSYKNPILKWETKAWGEIPADFGRK
- a CDS encoding response regulator transcription factor yields the protein MKKKIIIVEDNLDVQEAFKLLIETKTSDYTVINTYDSCEGAIENLDTDKPDIVLMDIDLPGMNGIEGTRHIRQSLPRTDILIISVHENSQYVFDALCAGATGYITKNSNHTQLLRALGEVSAGGAPMSTHIAKLVVKSFRRESESPLTSRETDVLNLLAEGKSYMDIADQISVSKDTVKFHIKNIYLKLQVSNKIEAVTKAKSEGFI
- a CDS encoding sensor histidine kinase translates to MFTHHWTKKDGLPHNFLYHLKEANGKLWIGTDDGMSTFNGKEFKTYSTQNGLNSEFVIGFNQNNTDSVYLFTWRGGVHVFNEELDTIQTYPFMQKSGAKKLHQGIKIGNELYGWQWSSAFYMNLKEQKSHKLNFYSHRQNGKEELFLRKDKPIPFYNSKNSRTISLGLTRFQNKILVYGFDTQGIRIIDGTTLKGNFFEEALGNIIISATNISKNGGLLVGSKGQILLLSPEGDIEKTIKINDHLFPTKLYQLNNGNIVAAVNENNHKQRNILINSKTGKITYLEKALNTKSFSSSVLVDKQDRIWISTQGDGLYLIEDTDFKYLGIDEIDVTHVLSINQIDSVNLAFSTTNRLYQYNLKTDSLSILREYPVKDIITKDDNIFFTTYGHSYSIKNDSIPVNWSIFAGNNQFGDWYIEEDSLKVVQQNPMSQKFDMVKVFQNFPKGNIKQSKISSAAITDTTIWVATKGALLSYALSENFKLDLKDSWIQNFKNGERINYVYIDKSGVLLWVGTSEGLYFLQIKDQLEKNKLQKVLALEGVNCTTLYQDHLNQLWVGTDEGLSVLKNGTLKRQYNTSSGLINDQVTRIFESSDHQLWISTLQGIMSMPNHKEATTIPPPHVSWKKSIYNSHSKFSILELPIKISALSEMESIKLQYKISKASDWINFQYTDVLKITNKEPGEYNIYVRGKTIGSDWSTPAIASLNIEGYFWEHTLFKGGIFFLIIISLIYSSNYKIKKEKIKTNELKEIIRERAEAQKKLARVRTEIAQDFHDEMGNKLASITVLADLASLKLKGKDIETEKILYRIETQSKLLYSGTRDFIWSIDAKNDELSVIYDYIKDFGEDFFDELEIRYHSKKEIPKNENLVLPHSWSLQIVFIFKEAMTNIAKYAKATHVYLSIIEEKQNIKIEIKDNGIGMSNTDSKHGNGLKNMHSRIKKLANATLSIESKENEGTSISVTFDSNFNNNL
- a CDS encoding GNAT family N-acetyltransferase, with the translated sequence MNTQTHFKLETKRLLLQEFSKDDAKGFFELNNDIDTLKYTGDTSFQSIEAAEIFIKECKHYTDYGFGRWSIRIKSNNEFIGFCGLKYSPLKQEIDIGFRIMKKYWKQGYATEAAKKMFSVCF